The following proteins come from a genomic window of Pocillopora verrucosa isolate sample1 chromosome 6, ASM3666991v2, whole genome shotgun sequence:
- the LOC131792849 gene encoding uncharacterized protein isoform X2 — MCIRVGNSGDVRSVRISRIKRIWFIILSVGLLQGPSQAFFNDSFQSSSPLSTNLTDPGKDGIHLLNAPSSSEKQDLKNKRRLGVSSAKEIRRRSTRAKAPGVSNKIPLERANFSDVTLTIKAQRIPSQNVTHFSNNVTHFYDLTRSLNDINKLRSALQTSRGNSSPKKQASTGKRSRKGGKRRAERDLKLSLNKPDRSKLQTHYERESKSDIAKTHFNSSEKKRRKYSSKVTSGQHHRTRLKHQERSLGRFKRNIAVSDRDELKQKRFMMKRRSLQHLPFRLGGERVLLRFKRKSILGQDDVEAQSSDLKEHKGKKGRQTPQQKHVKPRSVFPGKSSTFPLNGVIKGEFLKETDWRAPSATINSYNKALVDRNVIPHATYDPVVYGAKSSSLSLNPNKLSSVPKEYSAVENRRQSVSNINRALYPLASTVSFIPKSNQAMTLKSELRTPQIASLWRTVLQNAPVPSQSNVPQPVRYEYGAGQQQRNSLQNTDDQSKKQFIPTSQRALYNYGHQFNYQPQFIKSQIALAGGNPRITSFSHMRPTKPLPFFREGARINPEWPLSSPTANLNNLLNFENGLSQRSRVPQGLVLYLDLENVQNGRATYASLNGDVTGTDKRTEIKKFFGSCGKVARLNNGSEILLNGKQLKMKPRQAVSIAAWIKLDSNKGYHSIFDTVGGHSMHQQGQYHFEIQDGSVRWFHRNETGIKIFSVETDPIIPANVWNHVVGTYDAHTGIAKIFVNGGLKAEAAGKGLLSQDWDAHAGIGKHKNQRFLQGEVDEFRIYNKALSQEEIGKLMKVCSFERVCGGLFNSPKGILESPEWPRSYKGKTTCAWHLSVDPRETITLSFKRFSLDEDGTCKNAKLIVRDGSGENSEALGVYCGTKRPTGITSSGNHLFVQFTSTEGGKGKGFLISYNTETVHQTKKTERPPTPTQADDSQRCAVTRPEYNVTLIGGIKSGIFSEAKHVHDMDLCTKHCCLRKSCDLAFMIRDSCYLVRCTNQSLCKTKRARPSNMNPSITFVSHLQSVTPEPELPVDGSAYNKAITSSISKPTTLPAKDQPICHHTAVSYNVTLVGGINAGKFSTYGRARNMDECIRHCCRDDKCDVSFMIQGNCYAVECADAEGCQVKRAKPSSYNPTVAYVYRGNERPIGDPLPGAEKPNSDACDKLSVSNTIFNVTLRGGIKSGNFTDKGVVKHMDECSAYCCADGQCNVAFLIRDNCFLVSCKDYESCQIKPALSEYYHPRLAYVNWSPPDDEIPANRWYASLGCWKDTESFAVSPLEGADPLLTEPYLTRQKPIDTCAQVARKHDFKVFAIQNGGACLSGPKAGRTFNQFGESSSCKAGKGGLFANDVYRLTDIGYISLGCWNDSGIHALPVMEHSDEKLDDFYKSRLDPLRKCGEVARKRGYPVFALQRGGMCFGGPRAEIDYKMYGISRRCRDGLGGTYANSVYRLIDNLEVEPTESTNNFTSPSGATGSSTSSTATTGSSSSPSSTNFTPTTFSGTQRSPTTSPSPTPEIQENYLTLQNGLPHKNTYTAGEILYNVTLKYGIKTGKFSDKGKVGNMSECVRACGRMETCSLAFMLGKQCFAVACYSDALCLTKPAFSPFYKPQIAFVKHTKEIVSANKPKPSDVSQCRASAVHNDVTLVGGINAGKFTDLGNADNMSLCTQRCCMKSACDVAFMLENECYGVSCLNESLCESRPARNPARYNPRIAYVYHDTKKDKASPQQKNVCWDGEILSNYTLVGGINAGTFSDNGKTTNMDICMQFCCKRDTCDLAFMIEDDCYSVSCNSNGACEPRKARPTHYLPRIAIRKKPQGNYNVKGVFTDMTSTPGTTTPLTSSVSQSSSPTPATSPSPTLSTISEVHQADSTTNPTVKVAHSCDATPIEYNVTLKMGLHSGVFQKVGRVDSMDDCIEMSCKEPRSDVAFMLGSMCYAVHCYSADLCKTVPIFGSSISRLNLNPAISFLKKNSQFGISSLVTTNNNIAQDKCRDSTITYNVTLRGGIDAGNFTERSGVLSMRDCIGKCCDDTSCDLAFMFGDHCYSVECQSEKLCQAVLAKPSHLEPKVSYVSRGFYNDKDKGTMFSASDQTPTCRADQKSQSKIFSNKTLVGGLEAGRFSFEGVVSDMHMCMDRCCAQQGCNVAYMVDKNCFSVACYSPSLCKISDTSSTNGEVEISTIFESTAERPVEKHSMVVYVIIGVVGFAAGAGGILWAVCMFIRRHRLRSRHRQDTQ; from the exons ATGTGCATAAGAGTGGGGAATTCTGGAGATGTCCGGAGCGTTAGAATCTCGCGTATCAAACGCATCTGGTTTATCATCTTGTCAGTCGGCCTGTTACAAG GCCCTTCGCAAGCTTTCTTCAACGATTCGTTTCAGTCGTCTTCTCCACTTTCAACGAATCTGACTGATCCCGGAAAAGATGGAATCCACCTTCTCAATGCACCATCATCCTCAGAAAAACAAGACCTTAAAAATAAACGTCGTTTGGGTGTTTCTTCCGCAAAAGAAATCAGAAGGCGTTCGACGAGAGCCAAAGCCCCAGGCGTGTCTAATAAAATACCGCTCGAAAGAGCAAACTTTTCTGATGTCACGTTGACTATTAAAGCGCAGCGGATTCCTTCACAAAATGTTACCCATTTTTCTAACAATGTCACTCATTTTTATGATTTAACGCGTTCTTTAAATGATATAAACAAGCTTAGAAGTGCATTACAAACCTCTCGTGGTAATTCTAGTCCCAAAAAACAAGCTTCTACTGGGAAAAGATCTAGGAAAGGTGGCAAAAGAAGAGCTGAGAGAGATCTGAAACTATCGTTAAATAAACCAGATCGGTCAAAGCTTCAGACACATTATGAACGAGAGAGTAAAAGCGACATAGCTAAAACACACTTCAATTCAAgcgaaaagaaaaggagaaaatactCTTCCAAGGTTACCAGCGGTCAGCATCATCGTACACGTTTAAAGCATCAGGAAAGAAGCTTAGGGAGATTTAAGCGTAACATTGCCGTTTCTGATAGGGATGAACTTAAACAAAAACGTTTTATGATGAAGAGACGGTCTTTGCAGCATCTTCCTTTTCGTCTTGGTGGTGAACGAGTCTTACTGAGATTCAAACGAAAGTCGATTTTGGGACAGGACGATGTCGAGGCACAGTCCAGCGACTTGAAAGAacacaaagggaaaaaaggcCGGCAAACACCCCaacagaaacatgttaaacctCGAAGTGTGTTTCCAGGAAAATCATCCACATTTCCCTTAAATGGGGTCATAAAGGGAGAGTTCCTGAAGGAAACCGATTGGAGGGCACCAAGTGCGACAATAAATTCTTACAACAAGGCTCTTGTTGATAGAAATGTAATTCCTCATGCGACGTATGATCCAGTAGTATACGGGGCAAAAAGTTCTTCTCTATCACTGAATCCGAACAAACTATCCTCAGTTCCTAAGGAATACAGTGCAGTTGAAAACCGGAGACAGAGCGTTTCTAACATTAACAGAGCTCTTTATCCGCTTGCATCGACAGTGAGTTTTATTCCAAAGAGTAATCAAGCTATGACTTTGAAATCGGAGCTAAGGACACCACAAATTGCTTCTCTCTGGCGCACAGTCTTGCAAAACGCCCCTGTACCTAGCCAATCGAATGTTCCACAACCAGTGAGATATGAATACGGAGCTGGACAGCAACAGAGAAACAGCTTACAGAACACCGACGATCAGAGTAAAAAGCAGTTTATTCCTACTTCACAGCGTGCCCTCTACAATTATGGACATCAATTCAATTATCAGCCCCAGTTTATAAAATCTCAGATAGCGCTTGCAGGTGGCAACCCACGAATCACCTCCTTTTCTCATATGAGGCCAACCAAACCATTGCCATTCTTTCGGGAGGGGGCAAGAATAAATCCAGAATGGCCCTTATCCTCGCCTACGGCGAATCTTAACAAtctattaaattttgaaaacgGTTTGTCACAGAGATCACGCGTTCCGCAAGGGCTTGTCTTGTACTTGGATTTAGAGAATGTGCAAAACGGTAGAGCGACGTATGCATCTTTAAATGGAGATGTAACTGGCACGGACAAGCGAACAGAGATCAAAAAGTTTTTCGGATCATGTGGAAAAGTTGCAAGGCTTAACAACGGAAGCGAGATACTTCTCAACGGCAAGCAGTTGAAG ATGAAACCCCGTCAAGCCGTAAGCATTGCAGCATGGATAAAACTCGATTCTAACAAGGGTTATCACTCGATATTCGACACAGTAGGTGGCCATTCTATGCATCAACAAGGACAATATCATTTCGAAATTCAAGATGGCAGCGTTCGGTGGTTCCACAGGAATGAAACTGGGATCAAAATCTTCAGCGTTGAAACAG ATCCAATAATTCCTGCAAATGTTTGGAACCATGTAGTCGGCACGTATGACGCGCACACTGGTATCGCTAAGATTTTTGTCAATGGAGGACTAAAAGCAGAGGCTGCCGGGAAGGGTCTACTGTCTCAAGACTGGGATGCGCATGCGGGAATCGGAAAACACAAGAACCAAAGGTTTCTCCAGGGGGAGGTGGACGAGTTTAGGATTTACAACAAGGCTTTGTCGCAGGAAGAAATTGGAAAACTCATGAAAGTATGCAGTTTTGAAAGAG TATGCGGCGGCCTTTTTAACAGTCCAAAAGGAATTTTGGAATCACCGGAATGGCCTAGAAGCTATAAAGGGAAAACCACTTGTGCATGGCATCTGTCTGTTGATCCGAGGGAGACAATCACGCTTAGTTTTAAACGCTTCAGTTTGGATGAAGACGGGACGTGCAAAAATGCCAAACTTATTGTTAGAGACGGAAGTGGAGAAAATTCGGAGGCACTCGGGGTTTACTGTGGAACCAAGCGGCCGACAGGGATAACATCGAGTGGGAATCATTTGTTTGTACAGTTTACCAGCACTGAGGGAGGGAAAGGGAAAGGTTTTCTCATTTCTTACAACACAG AAACCGTCCACCAGACCAAGAAAACTGAAAGACCACCCACACCTACACAAGCTGACGACTCGCAGAGATGCGCCGTAACAAGACCCGAATATAATGTTACACTGATTGGCGGCATCAAATCCGGGATCTTCTCTGAGGCAAAGCACGTGCACGACATGGACTTGTGCACGAAACATTGTTGTTTACGAAAGTCGTGCGACTTGGCTTTCATGATCCGGGACTCGTGCTATTTGGTGCGATGTACCAATCAGAGTTTATGTAAGACCAAACGGGCGCGACCTTCAAATATGAACCCCAGTATCACTTTTGTCTCACACTTGCAGTCGGTGACACCCGAGCCAG AACTGCCTGTAGATGGAAGCGCTTACAACAAGGCTATCACCTCAAGTATATCCAAACCAACAACATTACCCGCTAAGGACCAACCGATTTGTCACCACACGGCTGTGAGCTACAACGTTACTCTGGTCGGCGGGATCAACGCAGGAAAATTCAGCACGTATGGTCGAGCCCGCAATATGGATGAGTGCATACGTCATTGTTGCCGTGACGACAAGTGCGACGTGTCGTTTATGATCCAGGGAAATTGTTACGCAGTTGAATGTGCGGATGCGGAGGGGTGTCAGGTGAAGCGAGCAAAACCTTCCTCTTATAACCCTACTGTGGCATACGTGTACCGTGGCAATGAAAGACCGATAGGGG ATCCTTTACCTGGTGCTGAAAAGCCAAACTCAGACGCTTGTGATAAGTTGTCCGTCAGTAACACCATATTCAACGTGACTCTTCGTGGGGGAATCAAGTCAGGGAACTTCACTGACAAAGGCGTGGTCAAGCACATGGACGAATGTTCAGCCTATTGCTGTGCAGACGGACAATGCAACGTGGCTTTTCTAATCCGGGACAACTGTTTCTTAGTATCGTGTAAAGATTATGAGTCGTGCCAAATAAAACCAGCGCTTTCTGAATATTATCACCCAAGACTGGCTTACGTGAATTGGAGTCCGCCCGATGACGAAATTCCAG CCAACAGGTGGTATGCGTCTTTAGGTTGCTGGAAAGATACGGAATCGTTTGCAGTTTCCCCTTTGGAAGGCGCAGATCCTCTGCTAACAGAGCCTTATCTCACACGACAGAAGCCAATCGACACATGCGCACAAGTAGCAAGAAAGCACGACTTCAAAG TTTTTGCCATCCAGAATGGCGGAGCCTGCCTAAGCGGACCGAAAGCGGGAAGAACGTTTAACCAGTTTGGCGAATCATCATCTTGTAAGGCAGGAAAGGGAGGCTTGTTCGCCAATGATGTCTACCGACTGACAGATATTG GTTACATCTCGCTCGGTTGCTGGAACGACTCCGGTATCCATGCCCTGCCTGTAATGGAGCACTCAGATGAAAAATTAGACGATTTTTACAAATCACGCCTCGATCCACTGCGTAAGTGCGGAGAGGTGGCGCGAAAGCGAGGCTATCCTGTGTTCGCCCTTCAGCGAGGAGGAATGTGCTTTGGTGGACCCCGCGCTGAAATTGACTATAAAATGTATGGAATATCAAGGAGATGCCGCGATGGACTGGGTGGGACTTATGCCAATAGCGTATATAGACTAATAG ATAACTTGGAAGTGGAGCCAACAGAAAGCACAAACAACTTCACTTCTCCTTCTGGTGCCACGGGAAGCTCAACCTCCAGCACAGCGACCACGGGAAGCTCTTCAAGCCCGTCATCCACTAATTTCACCCCAACCACGTTTAGTGGAACACAAAGATCACCCACCACTTCGCCGTCGCCAACACCTGAAATCCAAGAAAACTACCTTACTCTTCAAAACGGCTTGCCACACAAGAACACCTATACAGCAGGTGAAATTCTATACAATGTAACGCTGAAGTATGGCATTAAAACAGGAAAGTTTAGCGACAAAGGGAAAGTCGGGAACATGTCCGAATGCGTGCGCGCTTGTGGAAGAATGGAAACTTGTAGTCTAGCATTTATGCTTGGGAAGCAATGCTTCGCCGTGGCGTGTTATAGTGATGCTCTCTGTCTCACAAAACCTGCGTTTTCACCGTTTTACAAGCCACAGATAGCGTTTGTGAAACACACAAAGGAGATTGTCTCAG ccaACAAACCCAAACCTTCAGATGTTTCTCAATGCCGCGCAAGCGCAGTTCACAATGACGTCACACTGGTTGGTGGGATAAATGCAGGAAAGTTTACTGATCTTGGTAACGCTGACAACATGAGTCTTTGCACACAGCGGTGCTGCATGAAAAGCGCTTGCGATGTAGCGTTCATGCTCGAAAACGAATGCTACGGTGTGAGCTGCTTGAATGAATCACTGTGCGAGTCACGTCCCGCAAGAAATCCCGCAAGGTACAACCCGCGAATTGCTTATGTGTATCACGACACAAAGAAAGATAAAG CGTCACCTCAACAGAAGAACGTATGCTGGGACGGTGAAATTTTGTCCAATTACACTTTGGTCGGGGGCATCAATGCAGGGACATTTAGTGATAACGGGAAGACCACTAACATGGACATATGCATGCAGTTCTGTTGCAAGCGTGACACTTGTGATTTGGCATTTATGATTGAGGACGATTGTTATTCAGTTTCGTGTAACAGTAATGGGGCTTGTGAGCCGAGAAAGGCCCGACCTACTCATTATCTTCCTCGCATTGCCATAAGGAAGAAACCTCAAG GAAATTATAACGTCAAAGGTGTTTTTACCGACATGACATCAACGCCAGGCACCACAACTCCGCTGACATCATCGGTGTCACAATCTTCGTCCCCGACGCCGGCCACATCTCCTTCTCCCACTCTATCAACAATTTCAGAAGTTCACCAAG CTGATTCAACTACAAACCCAACTGTCAAAGTGGCGCATTCGTGTGACGCCACACCCATCGAGTACAACGTCACCCTTAAGATGGGACTCCACTCTGGAGTCTTTCAAAAAGTTGGTCGAGTAGACTCCATGGACGACTGCATAGAGATGAGCTGTAAAGAACCACGGAGTGACGTTGCCTTCATGTTAGGCAGCATGTGTTATGCCGTGCACTGTTACAGCGCGGATCTTTGCAAGACTGTCCCTATCTTTGGATCAAGTATTTCTCGACTTAACTTGAATCCTGCAATCTCGTTTCTCAAAAAGAACTCGCAGTTTGGTATAAGCTCTCTTG TGACAACGAACAACAACATAGCTCAAGACAAATGTCGCGACAGCACCATCACCTACAACGTGACTTTACGAGGCGGGATTGACGCag GAAATTTTACCGAGAGGTCTGGAGTGCTGTCGATGCGAGACTGTATCGGCAAATGCTGTGACGACACGTCATGTGACCTCGCTTTCATGTTCGGAGATCACTGTTACTCTGTAGAGTGTCAGAGTGAAAAGCTATGTCAAGCTGTGTTGGCCAAACCGTCTCACCTTGAACCAAAAGTGTCCTATGTTTCAAGGGGATTTTATAATGATAAAGACAAAG GGACAATGTTCTCCGCTAGCGACCAGACGCCGACATGTCGGGCAGATCAAAAGTCTCAGTCCAAGATATTCAGTAATAAGACTTTAGTTGGAGGATTAGAAGCGGGAAGGTTCAGTTTTGAGGGAGTCGTCAG TGATATGCATATGTGTATGGATCGATGCTGTGCACAGCAGGGTTGTAATGTCGCTTACATGGTTGACAAGAACTGCTTCTCTGTAGCCTGTTATTCACCCTCGTTGTGTAAAATAAGCGATACGTCTTCAACGAATGGCGAAGTAGAGATCTCCACTATATTTGAGAGCACCGCTGAAAGACCAGTTGAAAAAC ACTCCATGGTGGTTTATGTGATAATTGGTGTGGTCGGATTCGCAGCAGGTGCTGGAGGGATTTTATGGGCCGTCTGCATGTTTATTCGACG GCACCGTTTACGATCAAGGCACAGACAGGATACGCAGTAG